A genome region from Triticum dicoccoides isolate Atlit2015 ecotype Zavitan unplaced genomic scaffold, WEW_v2.0 scaffold36550, whole genome shotgun sequence includes the following:
- the LOC119346013 gene encoding peptidyl-tRNA hydrolase ICT1, mitochondrial-like, producing the protein MATAMRSARLLRLGFCHVPSLLFRGPLFPSPSPGLGLGLSVARVGLVHLRCSAAEAGDGRGKKVSARLALAQQLMRDAEERAASAGSDPAPKITMDHVTVSFARSGGAGGQNVNKVNTKVDMRFNVEKAHWLGERIKERILQTEKNRINKDGELVMSSTKTRTQKGNIEDALQKIQAIIDAASYVPPPPSEEQKKKIEKM; encoded by the exons ATGGCGACCGCCATGCGGAGCGCCCGCCTCCTACGGCTCGGCTTCTGTCACgtcccttctcttctcttccgaggGCCCCTGTTCCCCTCCCCGAGCCCGGGCCTGGGCCTGGGCCTGAGCGTTGCCAGGGTCGggttggtccatctccgatgctcggcGGCCGAGGCCGGCGACGGCAGGGGTAAGAAGGTGTCAGCGCGACTAGCACTGGCACAGCAGTTGATGCGCGACGCCGAGGAGCGCGCGGCCTCAGCCGGCTCTGATCCCGCCCCCAAGATCACCATGG ATCATGTTACTGTTAGCTTTGCAAGAAGTGGGGGCGCGGGTGGTCAGAATGTTAACAAAG TTAATACAAAGGTTGACATGCGGTTCAATGTTGAGAAAGCTCATTGGCTCGGAGAGAGGATTAAGGAACGGATATTGCAAACG GAAAAGAACAGGATAAATAAGGATGGTGAACTTGTGATGTCTTCTACGAAAACTAGGACACAGAA GGGCAATATTGAAGATGCTTTGCAGAAAATACAG GCGATCATTGATGCTGCATCATATGTTCCCCCACCGCCTTCAGAAGAGCAAAAGAAGAAAATTGAAAAAATGTAA